A genomic segment from Elusimicrobiota bacterium encodes:
- a CDS encoding helix-turn-helix transcriptional regulator, translating to MDKKELTIGKKIQNWRKKKGLTQDALARKVDMPYTTLAKIESDVIKGPSIHTVAKIAEGLGISLDELMRK from the coding sequence ATGGACAAAAAAGAACTCACCATCGGCAAAAAAATCCAAAATTGGCGCAAGAAAAAAGGTCTCACGCAGGATGCCTTGGCAAGAAAGGTAGATATGCCTTATACCACCTTGGCAAAAATCGAATCAGATGTCATAAAAGGCCCGTCAATCCATACGGTCGCAAAGATCGCCGAAGGGCTGGGAATCAGTCTTGATGAGTTGATGAGGAAATAA